One Gordonia zhaorongruii DNA segment encodes these proteins:
- a CDS encoding phosphoribosylanthranilate isomerase, with protein sequence MSAANLGTMYVKVCGLTRPETVDVAVDAGADAVGVVMNRTSARAVDSATARTVVAQAAGRVDTVLVVNDMPAADAAAIAVDLGFDVLQLHGSYGEADFASAARIIPRLWRATSLANDPPLQVGAYGEESLLLDAPRPGSGERWDLSALAERGVGGRWLLAGGLHPGNVADAIAQARPWGVDTSSGIESSPGVKDHVLVRAFIAAARSAES encoded by the coding sequence GTGAGCGCAGCTAACCTGGGCACCATGTACGTGAAGGTCTGCGGACTCACCCGTCCCGAGACGGTCGACGTCGCCGTCGATGCGGGCGCGGACGCCGTCGGTGTGGTGATGAACCGGACCAGTGCCCGTGCAGTGGACTCCGCAACCGCACGGACCGTCGTCGCACAGGCCGCGGGCCGCGTCGACACCGTGCTCGTCGTCAACGACATGCCTGCCGCCGACGCCGCAGCGATCGCCGTCGACCTCGGGTTCGACGTGCTGCAGCTGCACGGCTCGTACGGCGAGGCCGACTTCGCGTCGGCCGCCCGGATCATCCCCCGCCTGTGGCGTGCCACGTCGCTCGCGAACGACCCGCCGCTGCAGGTCGGGGCCTACGGCGAGGAGAGCCTGCTGCTCGACGCGCCCCGGCCCGGCTCCGGTGAGCGGTGGGATCTGTCGGCGCTCGCCGAGCGCGGAGTCGGCGGCCGCTGGCTGCTGGCCGGCGGCCTGCACCCGGGCAACGTCGCGGATGCGATCGCGCAGGCCCGGCCGTGGGGCGTCGACACCTCGAGCGGCATCGAGTCGTCACCGGGCGTCAAGGACCACGTCCTCGTGCGTGCGTTCATCGCAGCGGCCCGGTCGGCGGAGAGTTAG
- the nagE gene encoding N-acetylglucosamine-specific PTS transporter subunit IIBC, with product MMKFLQNLGKSIMLPVAVLPVAAILVGIANWIIGLNDDQPTIVTSFLLTAGLAILDNLALLFAVGVSIGMARKSDGTSALAGLVSWLVITSLLAPTSVMSLLGSGWKTEAAEDGTALSDGWQTADQGGHLVIQSPDVNAAFTPGSFQNAFIGILCGIIGAACYNRFKDIQLPDALAFFSGRRSVAIITAGVSLIVALILLFVWPLIYTGLVNFGEAIVGAGAFGTGLYGFFNRLLIPFGLHHALNSVFWFDVAGINDLNNFLSGEGDYGVTGQYMTGFFPVMMFGLPGAALAMYVTAKTTRKKIAYGILLSGAVSSFFVGVTEPLEFAFMFLAPFLYVIHAVFMGISMAVASLLPVRMGFGFSGGFVDLVLNWQNPMAENPWIILVMGAFWFVVYFFVFRWVILKFQLKTPGREDDAPADEDDDGAGGAASKGFLGIAGKFIDGLGGKDNITELDNCATRLRMEVADTAKVDEPALARAGAAGTIKPGGHSVQVIYGLNVQFVKNAMDRILAGEVDPESVDDAVEAVDDANAEIDSELGATGTTVLAQRRTITLPRPIPGYAVNLSEVPDTTFSTGMMGPGAAIVPTSGTVTAPADATVVTVFPTGHAVGLRLTDGTELLIHIGLDTVKMKGEGFQALVKAGDTVTAGQPLVNVDLAAVEAAGHPTVSPVVVMNDKSAVLELR from the coding sequence ATGATGAAGTTCCTCCAGAATCTCGGTAAGTCGATCATGCTGCCGGTGGCGGTGCTTCCGGTCGCCGCGATCCTGGTCGGCATCGCCAACTGGATCATCGGTCTCAACGACGACCAGCCGACCATCGTCACCTCCTTCCTGCTGACCGCGGGCCTGGCGATCCTGGACAACCTGGCGCTCCTGTTCGCCGTCGGCGTCTCGATCGGCATGGCCCGCAAGTCCGACGGCACCTCCGCGCTGGCCGGACTGGTGTCGTGGCTGGTGATCACCAGCCTGCTGGCGCCGACGTCGGTGATGAGCCTGCTCGGATCGGGCTGGAAGACCGAAGCTGCGGAGGACGGCACCGCACTGTCGGACGGCTGGCAGACGGCCGATCAAGGCGGCCACCTCGTGATCCAGTCCCCGGATGTGAACGCGGCCTTCACGCCCGGCTCCTTCCAGAACGCCTTCATCGGCATCCTGTGCGGCATCATCGGCGCGGCCTGCTACAACCGCTTCAAGGACATCCAGCTCCCCGACGCGCTGGCGTTCTTCTCGGGGCGTCGGTCCGTCGCGATCATCACCGCGGGGGTGTCCCTCATCGTCGCACTGATCCTGCTGTTCGTGTGGCCGCTCATCTACACCGGTCTGGTGAACTTCGGGGAGGCCATCGTCGGCGCGGGTGCGTTCGGCACCGGCCTGTACGGCTTCTTCAACCGGCTGCTGATCCCCTTCGGTCTGCACCACGCATTGAACTCGGTCTTCTGGTTCGACGTCGCCGGCATCAACGACCTGAACAACTTCCTCTCCGGCGAAGGCGACTACGGCGTCACCGGCCAGTACATGACCGGCTTCTTCCCGGTCATGATGTTCGGACTGCCGGGTGCCGCGCTCGCCATGTACGTGACGGCGAAGACCACGCGCAAGAAGATCGCCTACGGCATTCTGCTGTCGGGTGCCGTCTCGTCGTTCTTCGTGGGCGTGACCGAGCCGCTCGAGTTCGCGTTCATGTTCCTGGCGCCCTTCCTGTACGTGATCCACGCGGTGTTCATGGGCATCTCGATGGCGGTCGCCTCCCTGCTTCCGGTCCGCATGGGCTTCGGGTTCTCCGGCGGTTTCGTCGACCTGGTACTCAACTGGCAGAACCCGATGGCCGAGAACCCGTGGATCATCCTGGTGATGGGCGCGTTCTGGTTCGTCGTCTACTTCTTCGTCTTCCGCTGGGTGATCCTCAAGTTCCAGCTCAAGACCCCGGGTCGCGAGGACGATGCCCCGGCGGACGAGGATGACGACGGAGCGGGCGGCGCCGCATCGAAGGGCTTCCTGGGAATCGCCGGGAAGTTCATCGACGGACTCGGCGGCAAGGACAACATCACCGAACTCGACAACTGCGCCACCCGGCTCCGGATGGAGGTCGCCGACACCGCCAAGGTGGACGAACCCGCCCTCGCACGTGCGGGTGCCGCCGGAACCATCAAGCCGGGCGGCCACTCGGTTCAGGTGATCTACGGCCTGAACGTGCAGTTCGTGAAGAACGCGATGGACAGGATCTTGGCGGGCGAGGTCGATCCGGAGTCCGTCGACGACGCCGTCGAGGCGGTGGACGACGCCAATGCGGAGATCGACTCCGAACTCGGTGCGACGGGCACCACGGTGCTCGCGCAGCGCCGGACGATCACACTTCCGCGGCCGATCCCCGGTTACGCCGTCAATCTTTCGGAGGTCCCGGACACGACGTTCTCCACCGGCATGATGGGCCCCGGCGCGGCGATCGTCCCGACGTCGGGCACCGTGACCGCGCCCGCCGACGCGACCGTCGTGACCGTCTTCCCCACCGGCCACGCGGTCGGACTGCGCCTGACCGACGGGACCGAACTCCTCATCCACATCGGTCTGGACACGGTGAAGATGAAGGGCGAGGGCTTCCAGGCCCTGGTGAAGGCCGGCGACACCGTCACCGCAGGACAGCCGCTGGTGAACGTCGATCTCGCCGCGGTCGAGGCCGCAGGCCACCCCACGGTGAGCCCGGTGGTCGTGATGAACGACAAGTCCGCAGTGCTCGAACTGCGGTGA
- a CDS encoding iron-siderophore ABC transporter substrate-binding protein, protein MRRNRIVTLLLAAVLAASATACTASDEKSSGESGGEGFPITVEHTYGTTTIESKPERVATVAWANHEVPLALGVTPVGMSKATWGDDNGNGILPWVEDKLDELGGEKPALFDETDGIDFEAVANTEPDVILAGYSGVTKQEYDKLSQIAPTVAYPKVPWGTSWQDMVKIDSKAMGMETQGDELIDRLNDRVGASLNRHPELKSTKPLFVFLDPTDTSKIGYYTANDTRAGFLREIGLPLPAQVAKATDESEEFYVEVSAEKADLFKDVGLFVTYGTEATKAQLQADPLLNKIPAVKEGRIAILPDGTPLASMANPSPLSIPWGIDRYFDTLATGLKTS, encoded by the coding sequence GTGCGCAGAAATCGCATCGTCACGCTCCTGCTGGCCGCGGTGCTCGCCGCGTCTGCGACCGCGTGCACCGCCTCCGATGAAAAGTCCTCCGGTGAGTCGGGAGGCGAAGGCTTCCCGATCACCGTCGAGCACACCTACGGCACCACGACCATCGAATCGAAGCCGGAACGCGTCGCCACTGTCGCCTGGGCCAACCACGAGGTGCCATTGGCGCTCGGCGTCACCCCGGTAGGCATGTCGAAAGCCACCTGGGGCGACGACAACGGCAACGGCATCCTGCCCTGGGTCGAGGACAAGCTCGACGAACTGGGAGGGGAGAAGCCCGCGTTGTTCGACGAGACCGATGGCATCGACTTCGAAGCGGTCGCGAACACCGAGCCGGACGTCATCCTCGCCGGGTACTCGGGCGTGACGAAGCAGGAGTACGACAAGCTGAGCCAGATCGCGCCCACCGTGGCCTACCCGAAGGTCCCGTGGGGAACTTCGTGGCAGGACATGGTCAAGATCGACTCGAAGGCCATGGGCATGGAGACACAGGGCGACGAGCTGATCGACCGGCTGAACGACCGGGTCGGCGCGTCGCTGAACCGTCATCCCGAATTGAAGAGCACCAAGCCGCTCTTCGTGTTCCTCGACCCGACGGACACCAGCAAGATCGGCTACTACACAGCGAACGACACCCGCGCCGGGTTCCTGCGTGAGATCGGGCTGCCGCTGCCGGCTCAGGTGGCGAAAGCGACGGATGAGTCCGAGGAGTTCTACGTCGAGGTGAGCGCGGAGAAGGCTGATCTCTTCAAGGACGTGGGCCTGTTCGTCACCTACGGCACGGAGGCGACGAAGGCGCAGCTCCAAGCCGATCCGCTGCTGAACAAGATCCCGGCGGTCAAGGAAGGCCGGATCGCGATCCTGCCTGACGGGACCCCGCTGGCGTCGATGGCCAACCCGTCGCCGCTGTCGATCCCGTGGGGCATCGACCGCTACTTCGACACTCTCGCAACGGGACTCAAGACCTCTTGA
- a CDS encoding FecCD family ABC transporter permease — MAWLVVGAVVLVALCGVSIAFGVRDVAFDAIHGALFGGSETIAEAAVAERIPRTVLAMIVGSALALSGAGMQAVTRNPVADPGILGISAGASLAVVCGIVFFGLGDPYSYIAIAIAGAALTAVFVYAVGSMGRGGTTPLKLALSGAATAAALTCLISAVLLPRVDVMARFQHWQVGGVGGADWDRIAVLSPVLAAGALLTFALARGMNSLALGDDVAAGLGENVGRTRLLSGIAAVVLAGAATAIAGPIAFVGLLVPHACRAIIGTDHRWLLPFSALGGAALLVVADVVGRLVVRPEEMDVGVVTALIGAPFFIWIVRRQKVREL, encoded by the coding sequence ATGGCCTGGCTCGTCGTCGGCGCCGTCGTGCTCGTCGCTCTGTGCGGGGTCTCGATCGCGTTCGGTGTCCGCGACGTGGCGTTCGACGCGATCCACGGCGCCCTGTTCGGCGGTTCGGAGACGATCGCCGAAGCGGCCGTCGCCGAACGCATTCCGCGTACGGTGCTCGCGATGATCGTCGGCTCGGCGCTGGCGCTGTCCGGCGCCGGGATGCAGGCTGTGACGCGCAACCCGGTCGCCGATCCGGGAATCCTCGGCATCTCGGCGGGAGCGTCGCTCGCCGTCGTGTGCGGCATCGTCTTCTTCGGGCTGGGTGATCCGTACTCGTACATCGCGATCGCGATCGCGGGCGCCGCACTGACCGCCGTGTTCGTCTACGCGGTGGGCTCCATGGGGCGCGGCGGTACGACGCCCCTCAAGCTCGCACTCTCCGGCGCGGCGACCGCCGCCGCGCTGACCTGCCTGATCAGCGCGGTACTGCTGCCGCGAGTCGACGTGATGGCACGGTTCCAGCATTGGCAGGTGGGCGGCGTCGGCGGCGCCGACTGGGACCGGATCGCGGTGCTGTCCCCGGTGCTCGCGGCAGGCGCCCTCCTGACGTTCGCGTTGGCGCGCGGGATGAACTCGCTCGCGCTCGGCGACGATGTGGCCGCAGGCTTGGGCGAGAACGTCGGACGGACCCGGCTCCTATCGGGGATCGCCGCCGTGGTGCTCGCCGGTGCCGCGACTGCGATCGCCGGACCGATCGCCTTCGTCGGGCTCTTGGTGCCGCATGCCTGCCGGGCCATCATCGGGACCGACCACCGCTGGCTGCTTCCCTTCAGTGCGCTCGGCGGCGCAGCACTGCTCGTCGTCGCGGACGTCGTCGGCAGGCTCGTCGTTCGGCCCGAGGAGATGGACGTCGGAGTCGTGACCGCTCTCATCGGCGCGCCGTTCTTCATCTGGATCGTCCGTCGGCAGAAGGTGAGGGAACTATGA
- a CDS encoding FecCD family ABC transporter permease, with the protein MTEPQTTRHAVQAGRRQRTVRRHTIVGGLALLTALLFVVSLMVGQTFYGIDEVFMVLRGDQIAGASFTVGDLRLPRVTLALLAGFAFGFAGVTFQTLLRNPLASPDIIGISWGASAAAVVGIVIFGLTGPSVSAAALCGAVGAAAAVYGLSQNGGFAATRLILIGIGIGAMLSSVVSWVLARASEWDIQAALQWITGSLAQSSWEAAAPLALAVAIIVPLMLLVGRDIDMLRLGDDTAAGMGVRVEATRVAFLLGAVILLAFATAATGPISFVAFMAGPIASRLIAGGERMLLPSGLIGAIIVMSADLVAQFALPHRYPVGVITGVLGAPFLIYLLIRVNRSGGTL; encoded by the coding sequence ATGACCGAGCCTCAGACGACTCGGCACGCGGTCCAGGCCGGCCGACGGCAGCGGACAGTCCGACGCCACACGATCGTCGGCGGACTCGCACTGCTGACTGCGCTGCTCTTCGTGGTCTCCCTGATGGTCGGCCAGACGTTCTACGGCATCGACGAGGTGTTCATGGTGCTGCGCGGCGACCAGATCGCCGGAGCCTCGTTCACCGTCGGCGATCTGCGGCTGCCCCGAGTGACCCTCGCGCTGCTCGCCGGCTTCGCCTTCGGGTTCGCCGGCGTCACATTCCAGACACTGCTCCGGAATCCGCTCGCATCCCCCGACATCATCGGGATCTCCTGGGGCGCTTCCGCTGCGGCCGTCGTCGGCATCGTGATCTTCGGACTGACCGGCCCCAGCGTATCGGCGGCCGCCCTCTGCGGTGCCGTCGGCGCCGCAGCGGCCGTGTACGGGCTGTCGCAGAACGGCGGTTTCGCCGCCACCCGGCTCATCCTGATCGGCATCGGGATCGGCGCCATGTTGAGCAGCGTCGTCTCGTGGGTGCTCGCCCGCGCATCCGAGTGGGACATCCAGGCGGCTCTGCAGTGGATCACCGGAAGCCTCGCGCAATCGTCCTGGGAAGCCGCCGCACCACTCGCGCTCGCAGTGGCGATCATCGTTCCGCTGATGCTCCTCGTGGGGCGCGACATCGACATGCTCCGGCTCGGCGACGACACCGCCGCGGGCATGGGCGTGCGGGTGGAGGCGACACGCGTCGCGTTCCTGCTCGGCGCGGTGATCCTGTTGGCGTTCGCGACGGCTGCCACCGGTCCCATCTCGTTCGTCGCCTTCATGGCCGGGCCGATCGCGTCGAGGCTGATCGCCGGTGGCGAGCGCATGCTGCTGCCGTCGGGACTGATCGGCGCGATCATCGTGATGTCGGCCGACCTCGTCGCGCAGTTCGCGCTGCCGCACCGGTATCCGGTCGGCGTCATCACGGGTGTGCTCGGCGCCCCGTTCCTGATCTATCTGCTCATCCGCGTCAACCGGTCGGGAGGCACCCTGTGA
- a CDS encoding ABC transporter ATP-binding protein, with protein MTAEHQLAAQGVRLAYGDRVVVDGLDLDVPPGRITAIVGANGCGKSTVLRSLARLLKPEAGQVVLDGASITSRPTKEVARVLGLLPQSPVAPEGITVSDLVGRGRHPHQKMLAGWTAHDYQAIADALDATGIADLAERSVDELSGGQRQRVWIAMALAQETEILLLDEPTTFLDVAHQVEVLDLLTDLRAARGTTIVMVLHDLNLAARYADHLIAMRAGSLHAQGDPEDVVTAELVESVFGLKSRILTDPVSGKPAVMPIGRHHVR; from the coding sequence GTGACCGCTGAACATCAACTCGCAGCACAGGGGGTCCGGCTCGCCTACGGCGACCGGGTCGTCGTGGACGGGCTGGACCTCGACGTCCCGCCCGGCCGGATCACCGCGATCGTCGGGGCGAACGGCTGCGGTAAGTCGACGGTGCTGCGCAGCCTGGCCCGGCTCCTCAAGCCGGAGGCCGGACAGGTGGTGCTCGACGGCGCGAGCATCACCTCGCGACCCACCAAGGAGGTCGCACGAGTGCTCGGACTGCTGCCGCAGAGTCCGGTGGCGCCGGAGGGGATCACCGTGTCCGATCTGGTGGGCCGAGGACGGCATCCGCACCAGAAGATGCTCGCCGGGTGGACGGCCCACGACTACCAGGCGATCGCCGACGCGCTCGACGCGACCGGGATCGCCGATCTCGCCGAACGCTCGGTCGACGAGCTGTCGGGCGGGCAGCGCCAGCGGGTGTGGATCGCGATGGCGCTCGCGCAGGAGACCGAGATCCTGCTGCTCGACGAGCCGACCACGTTCCTCGACGTCGCCCATCAGGTGGAGGTTCTCGATCTCCTCACCGATCTGCGCGCGGCACGGGGCACCACCATCGTGATGGTGCTCCACGACCTGAACCTCGCGGCGCGCTACGCGGACCACCTGATCGCGATGCGCGCAGGCAGTCTCCACGCGCAGGGCGATCCCGAGGACGTCGTCACCGCCGAGCTCGTCGAGAGCGTGTTCGGGCTCAAGAGCCGGATTCTGACCGACCCCGTCTCCGGGAAACCTGCAGTCATGCCGATTGGGAGGCACCATGTCCGCTGA
- a CDS encoding siderophore-interacting protein, with amino-acid sequence MSADTHLAEVQTESPFAVGRARVHSVVPVSQSFVRVTFVGEHVDRIGTPGTTFDQRVKLVFPGDSGTVPELADSVDWYQQWLAVPEDERGSMRTYSIRDVRVGDDGSTELVIDFVLHLKPGLTGPASSWASTATEGDEVLLIAPRRGRFDGGGIEYAPGRARAVLLAGDETAAPAIARILEDCPRDVRGSAFIEIPTADDELPFAAPDGVDVHWLVRDGAEHGAKLRPAVLDHLAAAIGKEVRDDEDVAVDDDSLVWETPTYSGAGEDVDSGTVAVIDRYYWIAGESKVVTGLRRHLVKDLGIARAQVAFMGYWRHGVAMA; translated from the coding sequence ATGTCCGCTGATACGCACCTCGCTGAGGTCCAGACCGAGTCCCCGTTCGCGGTGGGCCGCGCCCGCGTCCACTCCGTCGTCCCGGTCTCGCAGAGCTTCGTCCGGGTCACGTTCGTCGGCGAGCACGTCGACCGGATCGGAACACCCGGCACCACCTTCGATCAACGGGTCAAGCTGGTGTTCCCGGGGGACTCCGGAACAGTGCCCGAGCTCGCCGACTCCGTCGACTGGTATCAGCAGTGGCTGGCCGTTCCCGAAGACGAGCGCGGCTCGATGCGCACGTACTCGATCCGCGACGTGCGGGTGGGAGACGACGGCTCCACCGAGCTGGTCATCGACTTCGTGCTGCACCTGAAGCCCGGACTCACCGGTCCGGCGTCGTCGTGGGCGTCGACCGCGACGGAGGGCGACGAGGTCCTGCTGATCGCCCCGCGCCGAGGACGGTTCGACGGCGGCGGCATCGAGTACGCGCCGGGCCGGGCTCGCGCAGTGCTGCTGGCCGGCGACGAGACCGCCGCACCGGCGATCGCGCGCATCCTCGAGGACTGCCCGCGCGACGTGCGTGGTTCGGCGTTCATCGAGATCCCCACCGCGGACGACGAGCTGCCGTTCGCAGCTCCGGACGGCGTCGACGTGCACTGGCTGGTGCGCGACGGTGCCGAGCACGGCGCGAAGCTTCGGCCCGCCGTGCTCGACCATCTGGCGGCCGCGATCGGCAAGGAGGTCCGGGACGACGAGGACGTCGCCGTCGACGACGACTCGCTCGTCTGGGAGACGCCGACCTACTCCGGTGCGGGTGAGGACGTCGACTCCGGGACGGTCGCGGTGATCGACCGCTACTACTGGATCGCGGGCGAGAGCAAGGTCGTCACCGGACTGCGCAGGCACCTGGTGAAGGACCTGGGCATCGCACGCGCGCAGGTCGCGTTCATGGGCTACTGGCGCCACGGCGTCGCTATGGCCTGA